From Schistocerca cancellata isolate TAMUIC-IGC-003103 chromosome 6, iqSchCanc2.1, whole genome shotgun sequence, a single genomic window includes:
- the LOC126191243 gene encoding ejaculatory bulb-specific protein 3-like: protein MKATLALVAALAVMALAAADDEKYTTKYDNIDLDEVLANDRLMHQYELCLTEEDDSSCSPEGRELKKDIPDALENDCAKCNDKQKEATRKVIKFLINHKPETWHKLKEHYDKDGKYSEKYKKLEDELKE from the exons ATGAAGGCCACCCTGGCGCTCGTAGCGGCGCTCGCCGTCATGGCGCTGGCTGCCGCGGATGACGAGAAGTACACCACCAAGTACGACAACATCGACCTGGACGAGGTCCTCGCCAACGACCGCCTGATGCACCAGTATGAACTCTGCCTCACCGAGGAAGACGACAGCAGCTGCAGCCCTGAGGGCAGGGAGCTCAAGA AAGACATCCCCGACGCACTAGAAAATGATTGTGCCAAATGCAACGACAAACAGAAGGAAGCCACTAGGAAAGTCATCAAGTTCCTAATCAACCACAAACCCGAAACATGGCACAAACTGAAGGAACATTATGACAAAGATGGAAAATACAGCGAGAAATATAAGAAGCTTGAGGATGAGCTCAAGGAATAA